The genomic DNA AGCAGCGGAAGCCAATATAAGAGCGGGCCGAATCCTGGTATTCGAAGTTGCGCGTGCCGGTTTCCAGGTAATACTGAATATCCTTCCATGAACCGCCGCGCACTACTTTGCGAGGTTCGTTATCATCCGAGTTAGTGGGGTTCAGGTCCCACACTATCGGCACGGAAGCTTCCATGTAGGCATCATCGCACCACTCGCTTACGTTGCCGGCCATGTCGTAGAGCCCAAAGTCATTGGGGAAATAAGAGCCCACTTCGGAAGTATAAGCATAGCCGTCGGAAGCGTAGTCGCCCCGGCCCGGCTTAAAGTTGGCCAGCATGCAGCCTCTCGTATTGCGAACATAAGGACCGCCCCAAGGGAAGGTAGCGCCTTCGCGACCACCGCGAGCGGCGTATTCCCACTCGGCTTCCGATGGCAGGCGGAAGTTGGGGTAGGGAGCTTCGCCCAGCTCTTCGTTGGTGTTGTTCTTGAGCTTCGTGCGCCACGTGCAGAAGTAGCGGGCAGCGAACCAGTCCACCCCTACTACCGGATAGTCGTCGAAAGCCGGGTGTGAGTAATAGTACTCCAGCAACGGGTCACCCATGTGGTAGGTGAAGTCGCGCACCCACACCGTCGTGTCCGGGTAGAGCTCCGTTTTAATGTAGTCTTCGCCCAAAGCCTCTACCGAGTCCTGCATGATTGCGTTGACAAACTGCCGGTACTCGTTATTGGTAATCTCGGTTTCGTCCATATAAAAGCCGGCAATAGTTACCTGCTTATTCATGTTCACCATCGAGGCCGCGATGTCCTGGTCGGTCTGGCCCATGTGGAACGTTCCACCGGGGCAGGGCACCATTCCGAAGGGTACTTCCTGCGGATTGAATATGGGCCGGTCGTCGGTCCCTACTAGGTCGCCTTGGAAGTTTTTAGTAAAACAGCCACCCAGAAGTACCCCCGATAAGGCTAATAGAGGTAATACCAGAAATTTTTTCATAATAAAGAGAAAGAACTAATTTATAATCAGGCAGCGATTGAGGTAAATTGTGTAAGTATTGGCAAATCTACGTTGCACCAAATGGCTGCGCAACACGCTTCTGACATACACACACGCTTATTGGTTCAACCGGGCAAAAAACCTGCTGGACAACCCTAAAAATCCATTCAAAGTCCTATTTAACCACAACTTATCTGCGTAATTAATTTTGTCGTAACAGCAAACGCTGCTTTAAAACCGACTAGAAGCTATAGCGTGGTGTACGAATAGCCGGGCGGGTAAGCAGCACTGCTTTAGGAAGTCGGAGAGAGAAAAGAATTTCGTGGGAGCTGAAGGCACGTGCGGCTTGGTTGAAGGCAATGAAGTCGAAGGCGTAGCCAATGCGGTAGCGGTTATCGGCCCCGAAGGCATAGCCGAGCAGGCCAGATACTGATTCGTCGTAGCGGTAGTTGAGGCCAGCCGAAAATTGGTCATTGTAAGTGGCCCGCGCACCAACTTCGAAGGAGTAGTTGTGCTGATTGTCGTATTTGCTCTTCGTATCGTAGTTGCCTGGTAATACAGCCTTTACCAATAGCATCGGCGTGACCGTAACGCTGGATGAGGCCTCGATATTGTAGCCCGTTGTCAGGTAGGCGTGGTTTTCGCCCAAATACTGGCTGCCTACCCCGGCCGTACCATTGCTTTTGAAGGTATACTCGGAACGCAGCAGGTTATTAAGGCTTAGCCCAGCGTAAAATTTGGGTGCCTCGTACCAGATTCCCGCACCCGCGTCAAACTTATGGTCGGAAGAGTTGGCCGGGATATTAATGTCGTTGGGGTCGATGGCGCGATACGTGCCTTTACCGATGTAGGTGTAAATGCCCTGGATGCCTATGCCCAGCTTACCACTACCCAGCTTGATGTGCTGCGAGTAAGAAAGCGCTGCGTTGGTCATCTTCGTCACGCCCGCCTGGTCGTAGTACACCGCCAGCCCTACCCCCCCGCTAAGGGGTAAGATGGGGATGGAAGCCGATACCATCCCCGTGCGGGGCGAGCCATTATCGTCGCCGAGTGAGTTGCCCAAATTCAGGTATTGATAACGACCAATAACGTTAACCTCCGTTTGCCCCGTAATCCCGGCGTAAGCTGGGTTGAGGTACATGCTGTTGAGGCCATAATGCGTGAACTGCGGCTGTTGCTGCGCCAGGGCAGGCGCGGCGGCGACTGACAGTAGCAGCGCGGCGAGTACTATTCCTTTCATAAGGGCGGCGAAGAAAGGGGGCGAATAAAATGACGGAAAACAGTAGCTGATATCAACAACCTACGTTCAAATGTAACTACTAATTAACCGTCCGAAAGCGCTAGTCGTTCGGGAGAAACGACGGGCGCGCCGATTTAATCGCCCGGCACAAACCTGACGTTCCGTGTTTACCAGCCAGCCTGCTCATCATAGCCACGCGTTGCTGCTAAGCGGCATGCTGCCTAATGTAGGCCTCAATGGCGCCCGTCATGGACGGGGCGTTGGGCATAGGAGCTTCAATATCAAGGATAAGGTTGGCATCACGAACGGCCTTGGCGGTGGTAGGGCCAAAGGCGGCGATGCGGGTTCCATCCTGCAGGAAGTCGGGAAAATTGACGAATAGCGAGCTGATGCCGGAGGGGCTGAAAAAAGCCAGGCAGTCGTACTTAACTTCCGCCAAATCAGACAAATCGCTGGCTACGGTGCGATAAATGACGGCCTCCGTGAATTTCAGGTTGTTGGCCCGCATGAATTCGGGTAGGTCGTCCTTGCGAATGTCGGAGCAGGGGTAGAGAAATTTCTCCCCCTTGTGCTTCTTGATGACATCAAACAGGTCGGCGGCCGTGCGTACCCCCACGAAGAGCTTACGTTTGCGCAGCACGATATACTTCTGGAGATAATTGGCCGTTTGTTCCGAAATGCAGAAATACTTCATCTCGGCGGGCATTTCCAACTTGGCTTCCTGGCAAATGCGAAAGAAATGGTCAACGGCATTACGGCTGGTAAAAATTACCGCCGTATGCTCCAGAATAGCTACCTTATCCTTCCGAAATTCTTTGTAAGGGACTCCCTGCACATCGATAAACTCCCGAAAATCTATGCGAATACCGTATTTCTCAGCCAGTGAGAAGTAGGGTGAAACGTCGTTGGTGGGCGTGGGCTGGGTAACCAGAATGCTACGAATGGGCTGGGCGTGCCGGTCCAGACCCGGCTGTACTGCGCTCTCGGCCATAGAAAAAAGAAAAGGTAATAATAGAACTATAGACCGTGTGACATTTCTTACTTATTGCCTTCGTTCCTGTTCAGATAGCATACGTAAATACGATGAGCTTCAATAAAACAGCCAGGGGCAGTACTTCGGTAGCACAAAGGTACGCGAACAAGTGAAGATTAAGCAGCGATGTGCGCTGGTGCAAAGTTCGGGCCACCCGCAACACCGTGGCCGTGAGCAACAATAGCACACATCCATTGGCCAGTTCAACAACCTGGGGCCAGCGCGCATTCAG from Hymenobacter psoromatis includes the following:
- a CDS encoding gliding motility lipoprotein GldK — its product is MKKFLVLPLLALSGVLLGGCFTKNFQGDLVGTDDRPIFNPQEVPFGMVPCPGGTFHMGQTDQDIAASMVNMNKQVTIAGFYMDETEITNNEYRQFVNAIMQDSVEALGEDYIKTELYPDTTVWVRDFTYHMGDPLLEYYYSHPAFDDYPVVGVDWFAARYFCTWRTKLKNNTNEELGEAPYPNFRLPSEAEWEYAARGGREGATFPWGGPYVRNTRGCMLANFKPGRGDYASDGYAYTSEVGSYFPNDFGLYDMAGNVSEWCDDAYMEASVPIVWDLNPTNSDDNEPRKVVRGGSWKDIQYYLETGTRNFEYQDSARSYIGFRCSMIQIGMGTNRRLN
- a CDS encoding uroporphyrinogen-III synthase, with the translated sequence MAESAVQPGLDRHAQPIRSILVTQPTPTNDVSPYFSLAEKYGIRIDFREFIDVQGVPYKEFRKDKVAILEHTAVIFTSRNAVDHFFRICQEAKLEMPAEMKYFCISEQTANYLQKYIVLRKRKLFVGVRTAADLFDVIKKHKGEKFLYPCSDIRKDDLPEFMRANNLKFTEAVIYRTVASDLSDLAEVKYDCLAFFSPSGISSLFVNFPDFLQDGTRIAAFGPTTAKAVRDANLILDIEAPMPNAPSMTGAIEAYIRQHAA